The Fictibacillus arsenicus genome contains a region encoding:
- a CDS encoding pyridoxal phosphate-dependent aminotransferase has product MKRFEQAEVMAKLPEQFFAKLVKKVSHYVEQGYDVINLGQGNPDQPTPNHIVEALKEGADNPAYHKYSPFRGHSFLKQAAADFYKREYGVTLDPEKEVAVLFGGKTGLVELSQCYLNSGDIALVPDPGYPDYWSGIAMAGAKMETMPLLAENAFLPDYDRLEENVLQEAKLMFLNYPNNPTAGVATKDFFEDTVELAKKHDILVCHDFAYGAIGFEGKKPVSFLEADGAKEVGIEIYTLSKTYNMAGWRVGFAVGNEQVIESINLLQDHFYVSLFGAVQHAAAAALNESQECVDELVATYEKRRNAFIGRLRENGWNVEAPKGSFFCWLPVPEGYTSETFADHLLEKAHVVVAPGIGFGKEGDKYVRAGLLTSEDRLIEAADRIAKVI; this is encoded by the coding sequence TTGAAACGTTTTGAACAGGCAGAGGTCATGGCTAAACTGCCAGAGCAATTTTTCGCTAAACTTGTAAAAAAAGTATCACATTATGTGGAGCAAGGCTATGATGTTATTAATCTTGGACAAGGGAACCCGGACCAGCCCACGCCAAATCATATTGTAGAAGCGTTAAAAGAAGGGGCAGACAATCCTGCATATCACAAATACTCGCCGTTTCGCGGACATTCTTTTTTAAAGCAGGCTGCAGCCGATTTTTATAAAAGAGAATACGGAGTTACGCTGGATCCGGAAAAAGAAGTAGCAGTATTGTTCGGAGGTAAAACGGGTTTAGTAGAGTTATCTCAATGCTATTTAAATTCTGGAGATATTGCTCTTGTTCCAGATCCAGGATATCCTGATTACTGGTCAGGAATTGCAATGGCTGGGGCGAAGATGGAGACGATGCCTCTCTTAGCAGAGAATGCTTTTTTGCCTGATTATGATCGTTTAGAAGAAAATGTGCTGCAAGAAGCTAAACTTATGTTCTTAAACTATCCGAACAATCCGACGGCTGGTGTCGCAACAAAAGACTTTTTTGAAGATACCGTTGAACTGGCAAAAAAGCATGATATTTTAGTGTGCCATGATTTTGCGTATGGTGCGATTGGATTTGAAGGTAAAAAGCCTGTCAGCTTTTTAGAGGCTGATGGAGCGAAAGAAGTTGGAATAGAAATCTATACATTGTCCAAAACTTACAACATGGCTGGCTGGCGTGTCGGTTTCGCAGTCGGAAATGAGCAAGTCATTGAATCTATCAACCTTCTTCAAGACCATTTTTATGTCAGTCTATTTGGAGCCGTGCAGCATGCAGCGGCCGCAGCACTCAATGAATCCCAGGAATGCGTGGATGAGCTGGTAGCAACATATGAAAAGAGGCGCAATGCTTTTATCGGCAGGTTAAGAGAAAACGGCTGGAACGTCGAAGCTCCAAAGGGTTCGTTCTTCTGCTGGCTGCCAGTTCCTGAAGGATACACGTCAGAAACGTTTGCGGATCATTTACTAGAAAAAGCGCATGTTGTCGTTGCTCCAGGGATCGGATTTGGAAAAGAAGGAGACAAATATGTGAGGGCAGGTTTGCTTACTTCAGAAGATAGGCTAATAGAAGCAGCCGACAGAATCGCAAAAGTCATTTAA
- a CDS encoding 2,3-diketo-5-methylthiopentyl-1-phosphate enolase produces the protein MGKVTATYLVHDKKGNLDKKAEGIALGLTVGSWTDLPLLEQEQLRKHKGVVESVVELERDDEADRFLGNQRTRGLLKISYPSANFSNDIPAILTTVFGKLSLDGEIKLIDLEFDKQLESSFPGPKYGISGIREILGVHNRPLVMSIFKGVLGKDLSFFKQQLYEQSLGGVDLVKDDEILFDNPLTPFEDRIKAAKEVLQQAEDRTGEKTLYAVNLTGRTSDLRDKARRAADLGANALLFNVLSYGPDVLQELAEDKEIPLPIMAHPALSGAIGSSSLYGIGYSVLLGKLLRYAGADLVLFPSPYGSVALDRDETLNIAEALTTENIALKKSFPVPSAGIHPGLTPVLFNDFGLDSVINAGGGIHGHPDGAAGGARAFRQAVDAAVIGEDLENYAEKHPELQKALELWGGVPVT, from the coding sequence ATGGGAAAAGTAACTGCGACCTATTTGGTTCATGACAAAAAAGGAAATTTAGATAAAAAAGCGGAAGGCATTGCACTGGGATTGACAGTAGGATCTTGGACGGATCTGCCGCTGCTTGAGCAGGAACAGCTTCGAAAACATAAAGGTGTTGTAGAGAGCGTTGTTGAACTGGAGCGTGACGATGAAGCTGATCGGTTTTTAGGAAACCAGCGTACGAGGGGATTGCTGAAGATCTCTTATCCATCAGCAAATTTTTCTAACGATATTCCAGCGATCTTAACAACTGTCTTTGGCAAACTGTCACTTGATGGAGAAATAAAACTCATAGATTTGGAGTTTGATAAACAGCTGGAATCGAGTTTCCCAGGACCGAAGTACGGTATATCTGGAATACGTGAGATTTTAGGTGTCCATAACCGTCCCCTAGTTATGAGTATTTTTAAAGGAGTGCTGGGTAAAGATCTTTCATTCTTTAAACAGCAGCTATATGAACAGTCACTTGGCGGCGTCGACCTTGTGAAGGATGATGAAATTCTTTTTGATAATCCGCTGACACCGTTTGAGGACCGCATTAAGGCGGCAAAAGAAGTATTGCAGCAAGCGGAAGACCGAACTGGGGAAAAAACGCTTTACGCTGTGAACTTAACCGGAAGAACAAGTGATCTGCGTGATAAAGCAAGGCGCGCTGCAGATCTAGGTGCAAATGCATTGCTGTTTAATGTGCTATCTTATGGTCCAGATGTGCTTCAGGAGCTGGCAGAAGATAAAGAAATACCTCTTCCGATAATGGCACATCCTGCGTTGTCAGGTGCAATCGGTTCATCTTCTCTCTATGGAATAGGTTACTCAGTATTGCTCGGAAAACTTTTGCGATATGCAGGAGCAGATCTTGTACTGTTCCCGTCTCCATATGGAAGTGTGGCACTTGATAGAGATGAAACACTAAATATTGCAGAAGCTTTAACGACAGAAAATATTGCGCTGAAAAAATCATTCCCGGTACCATCAGCTGGGATACATCCTGGATTAACTCCTGTATTGTTCAATGATTTTGGCTTAGACAGTGTTATTAATGCTGGCGGAGGAATTCACGGTCATCCTGACGGAGCTGCAGGCGGGGCACGTGCATTTCGTCAAGCTGTAGATGCAGCAGTTATAGGCGAAGACCTTGAAAATTATGCCGAGAAACACCCGGAACTTCAAAAAGCTTTGGAGTTATGGGGAGGAGTACCTGTAACATGA
- a CDS encoding 2-hydroxy-3-keto-5-methylthiopentenyl-1-phosphate phosphatase has product MTRKLIFCDFDGTVTEKDNIVAIMEEFAPDGWQPIVNDILNENISIREGVGKLFSRISSNKKDEIIHFVLTRSKIRDGFQEFIDFTKQENIPLYIVSGGIDFFVHPVLKDKLDPEQIICNHSDFSEEQIKITWPNKCDGLCQNDCGCCKPSFIRKAENQHFDYQKIVIGDSITDLQASKLADVVFARDYLIEKCEENNIPYTPFETFFDVIHALEKEEVRS; this is encoded by the coding sequence ATGACGCGCAAACTAATCTTCTGCGATTTTGACGGAACTGTTACCGAGAAAGACAACATCGTAGCCATAATGGAAGAGTTCGCTCCAGATGGATGGCAGCCGATTGTGAACGATATTTTAAACGAAAACATCTCGATTCGAGAAGGAGTAGGGAAGCTGTTCTCACGGATATCTTCTAACAAAAAGGATGAAATCATCCATTTTGTTTTAACTCGTTCCAAAATAAGAGATGGGTTTCAAGAATTTATAGATTTTACAAAGCAAGAAAACATTCCGCTTTATATCGTCAGCGGAGGTATTGATTTCTTTGTTCATCCAGTGCTGAAAGATAAACTGGATCCTGAACAAATCATCTGCAATCATAGTGACTTTTCCGAAGAGCAAATCAAAATTACGTGGCCAAACAAATGTGATGGACTTTGCCAGAATGATTGCGGGTGCTGCAAGCCTTCCTTTATCAGAAAGGCAGAAAATCAGCATTTCGATTATCAAAAAATAGTAATCGGTGACTCCATAACGGATCTTCAGGCTTCTAAGCTTGCCGATGTTGTTTTTGCAAGAGACTACTTAATTGAAAAATGTGAAGAAAATAATATTCCATACACACCTTTTGAAACATTTTTTGATGTCATCCATGCATTGGAAAAAGAGGAGGTAAGAAGTTGA